From the Martelella mediterranea DSM 17316 genome, one window contains:
- a CDS encoding acetyl-CoA carboxylase biotin carboxylase subunit, which yields MTVSLKKILIANRGEIACRVIKTAKTMGIQTVAVYSDADRDALHVKMADEAVHIGPAPSNQSYNVIDNIIEAIRETGADAVHPGYGFLSENPVFAAALEKEGVAFIGPPVGAIEAMGDKITSKKLAAEAGVSTVPGHMGLIADADEAVKISDDIGYPVMIKASAGGGGKGMRIAWNADEAREGFQSSKNEAKNAFGDDRIFIEKFVTEPRHIEIQVLGDKHGNCLYLGERECSIQRRNQKVIEEAPSPFLDEATRKAMGEQAVALAKAVGYHSAGTVEFIVDGRQNKFYFLEMNTRLQVEHPVTELVTGLDLVEQMIRVAGGEALSFGQNDVQLKGWAIESRLYAEDPYRNFLPSIGRLTRYRPPQEGAYPDGSVVRNDTGVTEGGEISMYYDPMIAKLCTHAPDRASAIDAMSDALDNFEVEGIGHNLPFLSAVMRQDRFRSGKLTTAYIAEEFPDGFAGVEPDDHAARMLAAIAALINYRIQDRAAHISGTIDNHRRSVGADWVVTLAGHAFTLTLATGSIATITFADGKTTSVASDWQPGMSHARFDVDGRAAGIKVDLKGPAIRLRWRGMDVTARVRSPHVAALAKLMPHKMPPDTSKMLLCPMPGVITALSVATGDTVEAGQALATVEAMKMENILRAERRGVVKAVAVETGQSLAVDEMIMEFE from the coding sequence TTGACGGTGTCGCTCAAGAAAATCCTTATCGCCAATCGTGGCGAAATCGCCTGCCGGGTCATCAAGACCGCGAAGACCATGGGCATTCAAACGGTCGCGGTCTATTCCGACGCCGACCGCGATGCGCTGCATGTGAAAATGGCCGACGAGGCCGTGCATATCGGCCCCGCCCCCTCCAACCAGTCCTATAACGTCATCGACAATATCATCGAGGCGATCCGTGAGACCGGCGCGGATGCGGTGCATCCGGGCTACGGCTTTCTGTCCGAAAATCCGGTCTTTGCCGCAGCCCTCGAGAAGGAAGGCGTCGCCTTCATCGGTCCTCCCGTCGGCGCGATCGAGGCGATGGGCGACAAGATTACCTCGAAGAAGCTTGCGGCCGAGGCCGGCGTTTCCACCGTGCCCGGCCATATGGGGCTGATCGCTGATGCCGACGAGGCGGTGAAGATTTCCGACGATATCGGCTATCCGGTGATGATCAAGGCCTCGGCCGGCGGCGGCGGCAAGGGCATGCGCATTGCCTGGAACGCAGACGAGGCGCGCGAGGGTTTCCAGTCCTCCAAGAATGAAGCGAAGAATGCCTTTGGCGACGACCGCATCTTCATCGAGAAATTCGTCACCGAGCCGCGCCATATCGAAATCCAGGTGCTGGGCGACAAGCATGGCAACTGTCTCTATCTCGGCGAGCGCGAATGCTCGATCCAGCGCCGCAACCAGAAGGTGATCGAGGAAGCGCCTTCGCCATTTCTCGATGAAGCGACCCGCAAGGCCATGGGCGAGCAGGCCGTGGCGCTGGCCAAGGCCGTTGGCTACCACTCCGCCGGCACGGTGGAGTTCATCGTCGACGGCAGGCAAAACAAGTTCTACTTCCTCGAGATGAATACCCGGCTTCAGGTGGAGCATCCGGTGACCGAACTCGTCACCGGCCTCGATCTGGTCGAGCAGATGATCCGTGTCGCCGGCGGCGAGGCGCTGTCCTTCGGGCAGAACGATGTTCAGCTCAAGGGCTGGGCGATCGAAAGCCGGCTTTACGCCGAAGACCCCTACCGCAACTTCCTGCCCTCGATCGGCCGGCTGACGCGCTATCGGCCGCCGCAAGAGGGCGCCTACCCCGATGGATCGGTGGTGCGAAACGATACCGGCGTCACCGAGGGCGGCGAGATCTCGATGTATTACGACCCGATGATCGCCAAGCTCTGCACCCACGCCCCCGACCGCGCCAGCGCGATCGATGCGATGAGCGACGCGCTCGACAATTTCGAGGTCGAGGGCATCGGCCACAATCTGCCGTTTCTTTCCGCGGTCATGCGGCAGGACCGGTTCCGGTCGGGAAAATTGACGACAGCCTATATTGCGGAAGAGTTTCCCGACGGTTTTGCCGGCGTCGAACCGGACGACCATGCCGCCCGGATGCTGGCGGCGATCGCGGCACTGATCAATTACCGGATTCAGGACCGGGCGGCCCATATCTCCGGCACCATCGACAATCACCGCCGGTCTGTCGGCGCCGACTGGGTGGTCACGCTTGCCGGCCACGCCTTCACGCTGACGCTCGCGACCGGAAGCATTGCCACGATCACCTTTGCCGATGGCAAGACGACAAGCGTTGCCAGCGACTGGCAGCCGGGGATGAGCCATGCGCGCTTCGATGTCGACGGCCGCGCCGCCGGCATCAAAGTCGATCTGAAGGGCCCGGCGATCCGCCTGCGCTGGCGCGGCATGGATGTCACGGCAAGGGTCCGCTCACCGCATGTGGCGGCGCTGGCGAAATTGATGCCGCACAAAATGCCGCCGGACACCTCGAAAATGCTGCTCTGCCCGATGCCGGGCGTGATCACCGCGCTGTCGGTCGCAACGGGCGATACGGTCGAGGCCGGCCAGGCGCTTGCCACCGTCGAGGCGATGAAGATGGAAAACATCCTGCGTGCGGAAAGACGCGGCGTGGTGAAGGCCGTTGCCGTCGAAACCGGCCAGAGCCTTGCCGTCGATGAAATGATCATGGAATTTGAATGA
- the yghU gene encoding glutathione-dependent disulfide-bond oxidoreductase has product MTENKFPPENNLPAGYVPPKVWTWEPGNGGAFASINRPTAGPTHDKELPVGKHPLQLYSLGTPNGQKVTILLEELLEAGHSGAEYDAWMIKIGDGDQFGSGFVGVNPNSKIPAMMDHAPKDGGDPIRLFESGSIMTYLAEKFGAFLPEDPRARAETFNWLFWQMGSAPFLGGGFGHFYAYAPIKIQYAIDRYAMEVKRQMDVLNRQLAQNEFIAGSQYSIADMAIWPWYGRLAQHGAYNDAGEFLSVHEYEHVQRWTRKLAERPAIKRGSIVNKPSGEPALKERHAASDFDGIL; this is encoded by the coding sequence ATGACCGAGAACAAGTTTCCGCCCGAAAACAACCTGCCCGCCGGTTACGTCCCGCCCAAGGTCTGGACGTGGGAACCAGGCAATGGCGGCGCCTTCGCCAGCATCAACCGGCCAACCGCCGGCCCCACCCATGACAAGGAATTGCCGGTCGGCAAGCATCCCCTGCAGCTCTATTCCCTCGGCACGCCCAACGGCCAGAAGGTGACGATCCTGCTTGAGGAACTGCTCGAAGCCGGCCACAGCGGCGCCGAATATGACGCCTGGATGATCAAGATCGGCGATGGCGACCAGTTCGGCTCCGGCTTTGTCGGCGTCAATCCGAATTCCAAGATCCCGGCGATGATGGACCATGCGCCGAAGGATGGCGGCGACCCCATCCGCCTGTTCGAGAGCGGCTCGATCATGACCTATCTGGCGGAAAAATTCGGCGCTTTCCTGCCGGAGGATCCCCGCGCCAGGGCCGAAACCTTCAACTGGCTGTTCTGGCAGATGGGCTCAGCACCCTTTCTCGGCGGCGGGTTCGGGCATTTCTATGCCTATGCGCCGATCAAGATCCAGTATGCCATCGATCGCTACGCCATGGAGGTCAAGCGCCAGATGGATGTGCTGAACCGCCAGCTTGCGCAAAACGAGTTCATCGCGGGCAGCCAATATTCCATCGCCGATATGGCGATCTGGCCCTGGTACGGACGCCTTGCCCAGCACGGCGCTTATAACGACGCCGGAGAATTCCTGTCCGTCCATGAATATGAGCATGTCCAGCGCTGGACCCGGAAATTGGCGGAACGCCCCGCGATCAAGCGCGGCTCGATCGTCAACAAGCCGTCCGGCGAGCCGGCGCTCAAGGAACGTCACGCCGCCTCTGATTTCGACGGCATACTGTAA
- a CDS encoding acyl-CoA carboxylase subunit beta, which yields MRTVLEQLESRRAEARLGGGQRRIDAQHAKGKLTARERIDVLFDEGSFEEYDMYVTHRCVDFGMAGQKVPGDGVVTGWGTINGRQVYVFSQDFTVLGGSLSETHAQKICKIMDMAVKNGAPVIGLNDSGGARIQEGVASLAGYAEVFRRNVEASGVIPQISVIMGPCAGGAVYSPAMTDFIFMVRDSSFMFVTGPDVVKTVTNEVVTAEELGGADTHTKKSSVADGAYENDIETLEQVRLLFDFLPLNNREKPPVRPFHDDPGRIEKRLDTLIPDSSNKPYDMKELILALADEGDFFELQEAYARNVITGFLRIEGQTVGVVANQPMVLAGCLDIDSSRKAARFVRFCDAFNIPLLTLVDVPGFLPGTGQEYGGVIKHGAKLLFAYAQATVPMVTLITRKAYGGAYDVMASKHIGADINYAWPTAEIAVMGAKGATEILHRADLADAEKIAAKVAEYEERFANPFVAAERGFIDEVIMPHSSRRRIARAFASLRNKRADTHWKKHDTMPL from the coding sequence ATGCGAACAGTTCTGGAACAATTGGAAAGCCGCCGTGCGGAAGCCCGCCTTGGCGGCGGTCAGCGACGCATCGACGCCCAGCACGCCAAGGGCAAGCTGACGGCGCGCGAGCGCATCGACGTGCTGTTCGACGAGGGCTCGTTCGAGGAATACGACATGTATGTCACCCATCGCTGCGTCGATTTCGGCATGGCCGGACAGAAAGTGCCGGGCGATGGCGTGGTCACCGGCTGGGGCACGATCAATGGCCGCCAGGTCTATGTGTTCTCGCAGGATTTCACGGTGCTTGGCGGCTCGCTGTCTGAAACCCATGCCCAGAAGATCTGCAAGATCATGGACATGGCAGTGAAGAACGGCGCGCCCGTGATCGGCCTCAATGATTCGGGCGGCGCGCGCATTCAGGAAGGCGTCGCATCGCTTGCCGGCTATGCCGAAGTGTTCCGCCGCAATGTCGAGGCCTCCGGCGTGATCCCGCAGATTTCGGTGATCATGGGCCCCTGCGCGGGCGGCGCGGTCTATTCCCCGGCGATGACCGATTTCATCTTCATGGTGCGCGACAGTTCCTTCATGTTCGTCACCGGCCCGGATGTGGTCAAGACCGTCACCAACGAGGTGGTCACAGCCGAAGAACTCGGCGGCGCGGATACCCACACCAAGAAATCCTCGGTCGCCGACGGGGCTTACGAGAACGATATCGAAACGCTGGAACAGGTCCGGCTGCTGTTCGATTTCCTGCCGCTCAACAACCGCGAAAAGCCGCCGGTGCGCCCGTTCCATGACGATCCGGGCCGGATCGAGAAACGCCTCGACACGCTGATCCCCGACAGTTCCAACAAGCCCTACGACATGAAGGAACTGATCCTCGCGCTTGCCGATGAGGGCGATTTCTTCGAACTTCAGGAAGCCTATGCCAGAAACGTCATCACCGGTTTCCTGCGGATCGAGGGCCAGACCGTGGGCGTCGTCGCCAACCAGCCGATGGTGCTGGCCGGCTGTCTCGATATCGATAGTTCACGCAAGGCCGCCCGCTTCGTGCGTTTCTGCGATGCCTTCAACATTCCGCTTTTAACGCTGGTCGACGTGCCGGGCTTCCTGCCCGGCACCGGCCAGGAATATGGCGGTGTCATCAAGCACGGCGCGAAACTGCTGTTTGCCTATGCCCAGGCGACCGTGCCGATGGTGACGCTGATCACCCGCAAGGCCTATGGCGGGGCCTATGACGTGATGGCCTCGAAGCATATCGGCGCGGATATCAATTATGCATGGCCGACGGCCGAAATCGCGGTGATGGGCGCGAAGGGCGCGACAGAAATCCTCCACCGCGCCGACCTGGCCGATGCCGAGAAGATCGCCGCGAAGGTCGCCGAATACGAGGAACGCTTCGCCAACCCCTTCGTCGCCGCCGAACGCGGCTTCATCGACGAGGTGATCATGCCGCATTCCTCCCGCCGCCGCATCGCCCGCGCCTTCGCGTCGCTGCGCAACAAGCGGGCGGACACGCACTGGAAGAAGCACGACACAATGCCGTTATAG
- a CDS encoding helix-turn-helix domain-containing protein: protein MATGKLFIGRKVRELRLQGNMTQSQCAERLGISTSYLNQIENNQRPVSAAVLLALAEKFQLDLSDLSSGEGDRLLSALTEALTDPVFENYTPGLQELKLVVQNAPGFAHALVAAHQAYRRMNEQLAGFDDTIARASPLEATPYEEVRDFFHFVDNYLHDLDIAAEKLAAEIGIGEADDAALLAAHLERAHGVRVLRIGPESALIRQYDPKQRTLAVNASVPQSTRNFQMALQIGQLHAADLIDRIAAEAGFRSPEAVDICRAGLQNYFAGALMMPYRKFLTAAHELRHDIELLSARFGSSLEQVCHRLSTLQRPGQKGVPIFFARVDRAGNITKRHSAAKLQFARFGAACPLWNVHQAFEQPDRIIRQLAETPDGARYLCLATQITKGGGGFFAPKPTYAIALGCEVSYAGAFVYADDLDADNRAAFSPIGISCRICERTKCPSRAVPPLKRKIAVDQNQRHFLPYELM from the coding sequence ATGGCCACCGGAAAACTCTTCATCGGACGCAAGGTGCGTGAACTCAGGCTCCAGGGCAACATGACCCAGAGCCAGTGCGCCGAACGGCTGGGCATTTCGACCAGCTATCTCAACCAGATCGAGAACAACCAGCGCCCGGTCTCCGCCGCAGTGCTTCTGGCGCTCGCCGAGAAATTCCAGCTCGATCTGAGCGACCTTTCGTCGGGGGAGGGCGACCGGCTGCTCTCGGCGCTGACGGAAGCGCTGACGGATCCGGTGTTCGAGAACTATACGCCCGGTCTTCAGGAGCTGAAACTCGTGGTCCAGAACGCGCCCGGCTTCGCCCACGCGCTGGTCGCCGCCCATCAGGCCTACCGGCGGATGAACGAGCAGCTTGCCGGCTTCGACGACACGATCGCGCGCGCGAGCCCACTGGAGGCAACGCCTTACGAGGAAGTGCGCGACTTCTTCCACTTCGTGGACAACTACCTCCACGATCTCGATATCGCCGCCGAAAAGCTGGCCGCGGAAATCGGCATCGGCGAGGCGGACGACGCAGCGCTTCTCGCCGCCCATCTGGAAAGGGCGCACGGCGTCCGGGTGCTGCGGATCGGGCCGGAAAGCGCGCTGATCCGGCAATATGATCCCAAGCAGCGCACGCTGGCGGTCAACGCCTCGGTTCCGCAATCGACCCGCAACTTTCAGATGGCGCTGCAGATCGGGCAGTTGCATGCCGCCGATCTGATCGACCGGATCGCGGCGGAGGCCGGGTTCCGGTCGCCCGAGGCGGTCGATATCTGCCGGGCGGGGCTGCAGAATTATTTCGCCGGCGCGCTGATGATGCCCTATCGCAAATTCCTCACCGCCGCCCATGAACTGCGCCACGATATCGAACTGCTCTCGGCCCGGTTCGGCTCCTCGCTGGAGCAGGTCTGTCACCGGCTTTCCACGCTGCAGCGCCCCGGGCAAAAGGGCGTACCGATCTTCTTTGCAAGGGTTGACCGCGCGGGCAACATCACCAAGCGCCACAGCGCCGCCAAGCTGCAATTCGCCCGCTTCGGCGCGGCCTGTCCGCTCTGGAACGTGCACCAGGCCTTCGAACAGCCTGACCGGATCATCCGCCAGCTTGCCGAAACGCCCGATGGCGCGCGCTATCTCTGTCTGGCGACCCAGATCACCAAGGGCGGCGGCGGCTTCTTTGCGCCGAAGCCCACCTATGCGATCGCGCTCGGCTGCGAGGTCTCCTATGCCGGCGCCTTCGTCTATGCCGACGATCTCGACGCCGACAACCGCGCCGCCTTCAGCCCGATCGGCATTTCCTGCCGGATCTGCGAGCGCACCAAATGCCCGAGCCGCGCCGTGCCGCCGCTGAAACGCAAGATCGCCGTCGACCAGAACCAGCGGCATTTCCTGCCGTACGAATTGATGTGA
- a CDS encoding LysR family transcriptional regulator produces MDTLTRMRAFIDVVEAEGFSAAARKTGRSKALLSKYVRELEDDLGVLLLNRTTRQFSLTEAGQLYHRRVIDIVQDVDNLSDTVRANNSDLRGKLKVSVPRTFIDAPVGRSLLDFTAAHPDLSLEIVAEDRFVDLVEEGYDVAIRITSLEDSALIARKLSDFRSLVCVSPAWLATLDRPLEKPADLAHVPFLVDTNPKSHGSLRFRNPEDGTVYTVPIHGPVSVNSPITTMRGAIAGLGVALVPDFIATEAIASGELVTLFDDQLPTSAAIYAIYPHRRYLPQKVRTFVDFLTKWFPNNCTETGAKTAR; encoded by the coding sequence ATGGACACTTTGACGAGAATGCGGGCCTTCATCGACGTGGTCGAGGCCGAGGGCTTTTCCGCCGCCGCCCGCAAGACCGGCCGTTCCAAGGCGCTGCTTTCGAAATATGTGCGCGAGCTGGAGGACGATCTCGGCGTGCTGCTGCTGAACCGCACGACGCGCCAGTTCTCGCTGACGGAAGCCGGACAGCTTTATCATCGCCGCGTGATCGACATCGTCCAGGACGTCGACAACCTCTCCGATACGGTGCGCGCCAATAATTCCGACCTGCGCGGCAAGCTCAAGGTTTCGGTGCCCCGCACCTTCATCGATGCCCCGGTCGGCCGGTCGCTGCTCGATTTCACCGCCGCCCATCCCGATCTTTCGCTGGAGATCGTGGCCGAGGACCGGTTCGTCGACCTCGTCGAGGAAGGCTATGATGTCGCGATCCGGATCACCAGCCTCGAGGACTCCGCGCTGATTGCCCGCAAGCTTTCGGATTTCCGGTCGCTCGTCTGCGTCTCGCCGGCATGGCTTGCCACGCTCGATCGGCCGCTGGAAAAACCCGCCGACCTGGCGCATGTGCCGTTCCTGGTCGACACAAATCCGAAGTCCCACGGCTCGCTCAGGTTCCGCAACCCCGAGGACGGCACCGTCTACACCGTGCCGATCCACGGGCCGGTTTCGGTGAATTCGCCGATCACCACCATGCGCGGTGCGATCGCCGGGTTGGGCGTGGCGCTGGTGCCCGATTTTATTGCCACCGAAGCAATTGCATCGGGAGAACTCGTCACCCTTTTCGACGATCAACTGCCGACCAGCGCGGCGATCTATGCGATCTACCCCCACCGCCGCTATCTGCCGCAGAAAGTGCGCACCTTCGTCGATTTCCTGACGAAATGGTTCCCGAACAACTGCACCGAAACCGGAGCAAAAACGGCGCGATAA
- the odc2 gene encoding ornithine/lysine decarboxylase has product MTTERIAEFFRTRRPDGPCLVVDREVVRDNYTAFRRALPNSDIFYAVKANPAPQILELLAGLGSNFDCASVAEIEMALEAGATPDRISFGNTIKKERDIARAHALGVNLFAVDCHEEVEKISRAAPGARVFCRVLTDGEGAEWPLSRKFGCVPAMAVDVLVYAHQLGLASYGVSFHVGSQMTKVEAWDAALSDAKRVFAQLAKQGIHLQMVNMGGGFPTKYLRDVPTAEAYGQAIFAALSRHFGNQLPRTIIEPGRGMVGNAGVIKSEVVLISKKSDDDKHRWVFLDIGKFGGLAETMDEAIRYPIRTERDDDEMEPCVLAGPTCDSADVMYEKNMYPLPISLTIGDEVLIEGTGAYTTTYASVAFNGFEPLKSYVI; this is encoded by the coding sequence ATGACCACCGAACGTATCGCCGAATTCTTCCGCACCCGCCGTCCCGATGGCCCCTGCCTGGTCGTGGACCGCGAAGTCGTGCGCGACAACTACACCGCCTTCCGCCGCGCGCTGCCAAACAGCGACATCTTCTACGCGGTCAAGGCCAACCCGGCCCCGCAAATCCTCGAACTGCTCGCGGGCCTCGGCTCCAACTTCGATTGCGCGTCCGTCGCCGAAATCGAAATGGCGCTCGAAGCCGGAGCGACCCCGGATCGCATCTCCTTCGGCAACACCATCAAGAAGGAACGCGACATCGCCCGCGCCCATGCGCTCGGCGTCAACCTGTTTGCCGTCGATTGCCATGAGGAAGTCGAGAAGATTTCCCGTGCAGCCCCCGGCGCGCGCGTTTTCTGCCGCGTTCTGACCGATGGCGAAGGCGCCGAATGGCCGCTGTCGCGCAAGTTCGGCTGCGTTCCTGCCATGGCCGTCGACGTGCTGGTCTATGCCCATCAGCTGGGTCTCGCAAGCTACGGCGTATCCTTCCATGTCGGCTCGCAGATGACCAAGGTCGAAGCCTGGGACGCAGCGCTTTCCGACGCCAAACGGGTGTTCGCGCAGCTTGCCAAGCAGGGCATCCACCTGCAGATGGTCAACATGGGCGGCGGTTTCCCGACCAAGTATCTGCGCGACGTCCCGACGGCGGAAGCCTACGGCCAGGCGATCTTCGCGGCGCTGTCCCGCCATTTCGGCAACCAGCTCCCGCGCACGATCATCGAACCGGGCCGCGGCATGGTCGGCAATGCCGGCGTCATCAAGTCGGAAGTGGTGCTGATCTCGAAGAAGTCCGACGATGACAAGCATCGCTGGGTGTTCCTCGACATCGGCAAGTTCGGCGGTCTCGCCGAAACCATGGACGAGGCGATCCGCTACCCGATCCGCACGGAGCGGGACGATGACGAGATGGAGCCCTGCGTTCTCGCCGGCCCGACCTGCGACAGCGCCGATGTGATGTACGAGAAGAACATGTATCCGCTGCCGATCTCGCTGACGATCGGCGACGAGGTTCTGATCGAAGGCACCGGCGCCTACACCACGACCTATGCGTCGGTGGCGTTCAACGGCTTCGAGCCGCTGAAATCCTACGTCATCTGA
- a CDS encoding GNAT family N-acetyltransferase: protein MAPVLAEIAVQSFVIAEEASFDVSAREALLDRAMGPMRKKKSSEKIRRNRLPADGLALVARGDAGTLIGTVRLWHVDAGIGADGRGVPALLLGPLAVEPGLSGKGVGGALMRAAIAEAAARGHGAILLVGDPEYYARFGFSADKAELLVMPGPFERRRFLGLELQADYLSGATGVLVASGRKLPSARVKPFRRAA from the coding sequence ATGGCCCCGGTTCTCGCTGAAATCGCTGTTCAGTCCTTCGTTATTGCCGAAGAGGCCTCTTTCGACGTGTCCGCCCGCGAGGCGCTGCTTGATCGCGCCATGGGTCCGATGCGCAAGAAGAAATCGTCGGAGAAAATCCGCCGCAACCGCCTGCCGGCCGATGGCCTGGCCCTTGTTGCCCGCGGTGACGCCGGCACGCTGATCGGCACTGTGCGCCTGTGGCACGTAGATGCCGGCATTGGCGCCGATGGCCGTGGCGTGCCCGCGCTACTGCTCGGCCCGCTCGCCGTCGAGCCCGGCCTGTCCGGCAAGGGCGTTGGCGGTGCGCTGATGCGCGCCGCGATCGCCGAAGCCGCCGCGCGCGGCCACGGCGCGATCCTGCTGGTCGGCGATCCGGAATATTACGCCCGCTTCGGCTTTTCGGCCGACAAGGCGGAACTTCTGGTCATGCCCGGCCCGTTCGAGCGTCGCCGCTTTCTCGGGCTCGAGCTCCAGGCGGACTACCTGAGCGGCGCCACTGGCGTTCTCGTGGCCTCGGGCCGGAAACTCCCGTCCGCAAGGGTCAAACCCTTCCGCCGCGCCGCCTGA
- the typA gene encoding translational GTPase TypA, translating to MALRNIAIIAHVDHGKTTLVDELLKQSGAFRENQRVDERVMDSNDLEKERGITILAKATSVVWKDTRINIVDTPGHADFGGEVERILSMVDGAIVLVDAAEGPMPQTKFVVGKALKVGLRPIVAINKIDRPDARADEVVNEVFDLFAALDATDEQLDFHILYGSGRAGWMNTSPEGPKDQGLGPLLDLVVDHVPAPKVAEGAFSMIGTLLEANPYLGRIITGRIHSGSIKPNQAVKVLSQDGKTVETGRVSKILAFRGIERQPIEEAQAGDIVAIAGLSKGTVADTFCDPSVTTPLTAQPIDPPTVTMSFIVNDSPLAGTEGDKVTSRVIRDRLFKEAEGNVALKIEEAEGKDSFYVSGRGELQLAVLIETMRREGFEIAVSRPRVVMHKDAETGQLMEPVEEVVIDVDEEHSGVVVQKMAERKGEMVELRPSGGDRVRLRFFAPTRGLIGYQSELLTDTRGTAIMNRLFHDYQPFKGEIGGRSQGVLLSNQSGEAVAYAMFNLEDRGPMIIEPGDKVYAGMIVGIHTRDNDLEVNVLKGKQLTNIRSAGKDEAVKLTPPIRMTLDRALSWIQDDELMEVTPKSIRLRKMYLDSNERKRFEKTRAAG from the coding sequence ATGGCACTTCGCAACATCGCGATCATCGCGCACGTTGACCATGGCAAGACGACCCTTGTTGACGAGCTTCTGAAACAGTCCGGCGCATTCCGCGAAAACCAGCGCGTTGACGAGCGCGTGATGGACTCAAACGACCTCGAAAAAGAGCGCGGTATCACCATCCTCGCCAAGGCGACCTCGGTCGTCTGGAAGGACACCCGCATCAACATCGTCGACACCCCCGGCCACGCCGACTTCGGCGGCGAGGTCGAGCGCATCCTGTCGATGGTGGATGGCGCGATCGTTCTGGTCGACGCCGCCGAGGGCCCGATGCCGCAGACCAAATTCGTGGTCGGCAAGGCACTGAAGGTCGGTCTTCGCCCGATTGTCGCGATCAACAAGATCGACCGCCCGGACGCCCGCGCCGATGAAGTCGTCAACGAGGTCTTCGACCTGTTCGCCGCACTCGACGCCACCGACGAGCAGCTCGACTTCCACATTCTCTATGGCTCCGGCCGCGCCGGCTGGATGAACACCTCGCCGGAAGGTCCGAAGGATCAGGGCCTCGGCCCGCTTCTCGATCTCGTTGTCGACCACGTACCGGCGCCGAAGGTTGCCGAGGGCGCGTTCTCGATGATCGGCACGCTTCTGGAAGCCAACCCCTATCTCGGCCGCATCATCACCGGCCGCATCCATTCCGGCTCGATCAAGCCGAACCAGGCGGTCAAGGTGCTGAGCCAGGACGGCAAGACCGTCGAGACCGGCCGCGTCTCCAAGATCCTCGCCTTCCGCGGCATCGAGCGTCAGCCGATTGAGGAAGCCCAGGCGGGCGACATCGTCGCGATCGCCGGCCTTTCCAAGGGCACGGTTGCCGACACCTTCTGCGATCCGTCGGTCACCACGCCGCTGACCGCCCAGCCGATCGACCCGCCGACGGTGACGATGTCTTTCATCGTCAACGACAGCCCGCTTGCCGGCACCGAAGGCGACAAGGTGACGAGCCGCGTCATCCGCGACCGCCTGTTCAAGGAAGCCGAAGGCAATGTCGCGCTGAAGATCGAGGAAGCCGAAGGCAAGGACAGTTTCTACGTCTCCGGCCGCGGCGAACTTCAGCTCGCAGTGCTGATCGAGACCATGCGCCGCGAAGGCTTCGAGATCGCCGTTTCGCGTCCGCGCGTGGTGATGCACAAGGACGCGGAAACCGGCCAGTTGATGGAGCCGGTCGAGGAAGTCGTCATCGACGTCGATGAGGAACATTCCGGCGTCGTCGTCCAGAAGATGGCCGAGCGCAAGGGCGAGATGGTCGAGCTGCGCCCGTCGGGCGGCGACCGCGTGCGCCTGCGCTTCTTCGCGCCCACCCGTGGCCTGATCGGCTACCAGTCGGAGCTTCTGACCGATACCCGCGGCACGGCGATCATGAACCGCCTGTTCCACGACTACCAGCCCTTCAAGGGCGAGATCGGCGGCCGCAGCCAGGGCGTCCTGCTGTCGAACCAGTCCGGCGAGGCCGTCGCCTATGCGATGTTCAACCTGGAAGACCGCGGTCCGATGATCATCGAGCCGGGCGACAAGGTCTATGCCGGCATGATCGTCGGCATCCACACCCGCGACAACGACCTCGAGGTCAACGTACTGAAGGGCAAGCAGCTCACCAATATCCGCTCGGCCGGCAAGGACGAGGCGGTGAAGCTGACCCCGCCGATCCGCATGACCCTCGACCGCGCGCTCTCCTGGATCCAGGACGACGAACTGATGGAAGTCACCCCGAAGTCGATCCGCCTGCGCAAGATGTATCTCGACTCCAACGAACGCAAGCGCTTCGAAAAGACCCGCGCGGCAGGCTGA